Part of the Ignavibacterium album JCM 16511 genome, ATAATGTTGGTGATAATGTTGGTGATGTTGCTGGTATGGGTGCTGACTTATTTGAATCTTATGTGGGTTCAATCATTTCTACAATGGTTCTTGGTGCTGCATTCTTCACAATACCTGAATTTGTTAATAACTTTTCACTTGGTGCAGTAATGCTTCCATTGGTTATTGCTGCTGTTGGAATTGTTATGTCAATGGTTGGGACATTTTTCGTTAGAGTTAAAGAAGGTGGTGATCCGCAAAAAGCTTTAAATAAAGGTAATCTGGTTGCCGGATTTTTAATGATTGCATCTTCTTGGGTTTTAATTAAATGGCTATTACCGGAAAGTTGGTATTATCAGGACCCATTATATGAATGGGCTGATCCTGTGAAAGGAAATTTATATACTTCAACTGGAATATTCATTGCAACTTTTGCAGGAATTGTCTCAGGCGCAATGATTGGTATGATTACAGAATATTTTACAGGAAGTGGTAAACCTCCAGTTACACGAATTGCTCAACAATCAGTCACAGGTACCGCCACAAATATTATAGCAGGTCTCAGTGTTGGAATGCTTTCTACAGCTATTCCAATCTTAGTGTTAGCATTGGCAATCGTTATTGCATTCAACTTTGGTGGATTATATGGAATTGCAATTGCCGCCGTTGGTATGCTTTCAATTCTCGGAATTCAATTAGCAGTAGATGCTTACGGACCAATTTCAGATAATGCAGGTGGAATTGCTGAAATGTCTGAACTACCAAAAGAAGTTCGCGGAAGAACTGATAAGTTAGATGCGGTTGGAAATACTACTGCTGCTATTGGAAAAGGATTTGCAATTGGTTCGGCTGCACTAACTGCTTTGGCATTATTCGGTGCCTATATGACTTCAGCTAATATTAAAGCAATTGATATATCAAAAGCTCAGGTAATGGCAGGTTTACTAATAGGTGCTATGATTCCATTCTTGTTTTCTGCACTTGCAATGCAGGCAGTTGGAAAAGCTGCAATGTCAATGATTCAGGAAGTAAGAAGACAATTTACATCCATTCCTCAGCTAAAAGCTGCTCTTGAAGTGATGCGTAAAAATCAAGGCAAGGAACATTCAGAATGGACTAAGGAAGATCTGAAAACATTTGAAGAAGCAGATGGAAAAGCGGAATATGCTAAATGTGTTGAGATATCAACCAAATCAGCTATCAAACAAATGATTCTTCCCGGATTACTTGCGGTAATTGTTCCGATTTTAACCGGATTTTTAGGCGGCAAAGAAATGCTTGGCGGCTTAATTGCGGGTGTAACTGTCACAGGAGTTCTTATGGCTATTTTTCAGGCAAACGCCGGAGGTGCCTGGGATAATGCTAAAAAGATGTTTGAAGAAGGCGTTGAACTGGACGGACAAAAATATTACAAAGGTTCTGATGCTCACAAAGCTGCAGTTGTTGGTGATACCGTAGGTGATCCTTTTAAAGATACATCGGGACCATCTTTGAATATTTTACTTAAGCTGATGTCCGTTGTTGCTCTTGTAATTGCGCCTCTTATTAAGTAGATTTGGAGCGCTTTTTTAATTAACATATGTCAATAAACCCTGCTCTTACATAGCGTAAGGGCCAAAAGTCCAAAGGGAGGTGAATAGACTGAATGAAAGCAGGTGTATACGAGAGTGCAATTTTAATTAACGCTGCACTCGAAGATAATCAAATCGAAAATGTCATAAATCGCGTTAAGGAGTTCATTACCACAAACGGTGGACAAATTCGTGATTTTGAAAATTGGGGAAGAAAAAGACTTGCTTATCCGGTCGAAAAAAGTAAGATTGGTTATTATACAATCTTCAGGTTTGATGCACCGGGAAGCATAATTTCCAAGCTCGAAAGATTTTATAATCTCGATGAGCATATACTTCGTTACCTTACCATCAAACTTAGTAAGGAAGCTCTCGAACAAATCGAAAAAAATAAATCCCAAAGTGTTTCCATTAAAGAAGATTCAATTCCTGAAGCTGAAGTAAATCTTCAGGTTGAGGAAGATGAAGAAGAAAATGAAGATAACGATAAAAATTAATTTATAAAGATTAGTACGGAGGTTACAAATGGCTGAATTGAAAATGCCTGAAATAAATTATGTTATTGTTGCAGGAAATCTTACTAAAGATCCTGTCTTCAGAGAAACAACTAACGGAACACCCGTTGTTAATTTCTCTATCGCATCAAACAGAAAGTTCAAAGACAGCTCAAACCAATGGCAGGAAGATGTTTGCTATGTTGGTGTTGTTGCCTGGAATAAACTTGCTGAAAGTTGCAGAGACAGACTTAAGAAAGGTTCTGCTGTACTTGTTGATGGTGAACTTCAGAGCAGAAGCTGGAAATCTGAAGACGGGCATAACAGAAGTATTGTTGAAATTAAAGCTAGAAGAATTCAATTCTTGAATAAAAGATTAATCGGAACCGAAAACGGTACACTTAAAGAAGATGAAGTTACCAGTGTAAGTGAGGATGATAATGATTATACAGAAGATTCATTTGATAAATTTTTATCAGATGAAGAGTCAAACTTAATTAAACAATCAGGAACGGAATCAAAAGATGAAAAAGGAAATTAAAGTAAAAAAAACCTGCCGCTTTACTGAAGCAGGTATTAAATACATCGATTATAAAGATGTCAAACTGCTTCAGAAATTTATAACTGAGCAGGGTAAAATTATTCCTAAAAGAATTACTGGTACCAGTTCCAAATATCAAAGACAACTGGCAATTGCTATTAAGCGAGCCAGACATATGGCTTTGTTGCCTTATGTTGCTGACACTGTAAGGTAATTCGGAAAGGGTTAAATAATGAAAGTAATTTTAAGACAAAATATTGATAAGCTTGGCAAAATCGGACAGATTGTTGATGTTAAAGACGGTTATGCCTTAAACTATCTTATTCCAAAAGGATTTGCTTATGTTGCTGTTAAAGGCAATGTCAAAGCACTAGAGGAAGAAAAGAAAGTAGTTGAAAAAAGAAATCAGCAGGAACTTAAAGCTGCTGAAACTCTTGCTTCTGAACTGGAAAAAATTTCAGTTACCATACCTGTTCAGGTTGGCGAGGAAGATAAGATTTTCGGAAGTGTGACTACTCAAATGATTGCCGATGCGTTGAAAGAAAAAGGTCACGATATTGATAAACGGAAAATTGAAATGGAAGAACAAATCAAAACACTCGGAATTTATAATGTAAATATTAAACTACATCCAAGTGTAAATGCTAAAATTAAAGTTTGGGTTGTAAGAGAATAGTTTAACCTCGGCTGTTTTAATAAGGGCTTGTTCAATTTAATTATTGACAAGCCTTTTTTATTAAGTTATAAGTATTTTTAGATTTACATAACTATTCAGATCTATTTAATTTAAATCTTTCGATTTAATTTGTCATTCCGAACGAAGTGAGGAATCTTGGAAGCCGAGCTAAGGTCTCCAGACTTGAGTTGTCAAACTTCTAAGTTTTATCACCAACAGAGAAAACAAAAACCTGTTCAAAGTTGTTCTGCAGTAGTTTTTATTACTCTAATTTCTTATACCTTATATCCTTATTTCCTTTTAACTTATACCTTATTCCTCTCTCCTTATCTTTCTATGTCATTACGAACCTCAATTCATCGTGATAGAAATTCTCTGCACAATGAATCACAATGTGATGAGATTATTGTAACAAAATCATAAAACAAAAAAAATAAAGTCCCGAAAGGATGACATTATCAAAGCGCTGAGTAAAACGAATGTGACTAAAGTTCCAATAGTCATTTGAATTATCATTATAATTTCAGCCTTAAAAGTCAGGGCAATAGAATCAATCATTCAATCAGTAACTTCAGGAGTGAGGAACTCATTTAACTTTTATTGTTTGGGACTGTAGAAGAAGTTTTATTACACTTATACCTTTCTCACTTATACCATATTCCCTTATCCCTCTTCTGCGTCGACATAATATTTATACTTTGAATTGTGAAAGTAAATTATCTTTTTTTATCTGGTTTTTGAATTAACGATAAACTAATTTTTTTTTGCACGGTGTTTGTATTATTGATAACAGCAACAGAGAAATTGTTATGCTAA contains:
- a CDS encoding sodium-translocating pyrophosphatase, with amino-acid sequence MNLIIHLVPLLGVLALIYTFWRSAWITKKDPGTEKMQRISKYIADGAMAFLKAEYRVLIFFVIVVAALLAYSGSTAANSSPLVGVSFVVGAFCSALAGFIGMRVATKANVRTTNAARTSLGKALEIAFAGGSVMGMGVVGLGVLGLGLLFIFYSDTFGINTADDLTKVITVITGFSFGASSIALFARVGGGIYTKAADVGADLVGKVEAGIPEDHPLNPATIADNVGDNVGDVAGMGADLFESYVGSIISTMVLGAAFFTIPEFVNNFSLGAVMLPLVIAAVGIVMSMVGTFFVRVKEGGDPQKALNKGNLVAGFLMIASSWVLIKWLLPESWYYQDPLYEWADPVKGNLYTSTGIFIATFAGIVSGAMIGMITEYFTGSGKPPVTRIAQQSVTGTATNIIAGLSVGMLSTAIPILVLALAIVIAFNFGGLYGIAIAAVGMLSILGIQLAVDAYGPISDNAGGIAEMSELPKEVRGRTDKLDAVGNTTAAIGKGFAIGSAALTALALFGAYMTSANIKAIDISKAQVMAGLLIGAMIPFLFSALAMQAVGKAAMSMIQEVRRQFTSIPQLKAALEVMRKNQGKEHSEWTKEDLKTFEEADGKAEYAKCVEISTKSAIKQMILPGLLAVIVPILTGFLGGKEMLGGLIAGVTVTGVLMAIFQANAGGAWDNAKKMFEEGVELDGQKYYKGSDAHKAAVVGDTVGDPFKDTSGPSLNILLKLMSVVALVIAPLIK
- the rpsF gene encoding 30S ribosomal protein S6: MKAGVYESAILINAALEDNQIENVINRVKEFITTNGGQIRDFENWGRKRLAYPVEKSKIGYYTIFRFDAPGSIISKLERFYNLDEHILRYLTIKLSKEALEQIEKNKSQSVSIKEDSIPEAEVNLQVEEDEEENEDNDKN
- a CDS encoding single-stranded DNA-binding protein; the encoded protein is MAELKMPEINYVIVAGNLTKDPVFRETTNGTPVVNFSIASNRKFKDSSNQWQEDVCYVGVVAWNKLAESCRDRLKKGSAVLVDGELQSRSWKSEDGHNRSIVEIKARRIQFLNKRLIGTENGTLKEDEVTSVSEDDNDYTEDSFDKFLSDEESNLIKQSGTESKDEKGN
- the rpsR gene encoding 30S ribosomal protein S18, whose protein sequence is MKKEIKVKKTCRFTEAGIKYIDYKDVKLLQKFITEQGKIIPKRITGTSSKYQRQLAIAIKRARHMALLPYVADTVR
- the rplI gene encoding 50S ribosomal protein L9 gives rise to the protein MKVILRQNIDKLGKIGQIVDVKDGYALNYLIPKGFAYVAVKGNVKALEEEKKVVEKRNQQELKAAETLASELEKISVTIPVQVGEEDKIFGSVTTQMIADALKEKGHDIDKRKIEMEEQIKTLGIYNVNIKLHPSVNAKIKVWVVRE